In a single window of the Gossypium hirsutum isolate 1008001.06 chromosome D02, Gossypium_hirsutum_v2.1, whole genome shotgun sequence genome:
- the LOC107938704 gene encoding uncharacterized protein, whose translation MEEPRNYGHQHPLLLLNEDQLIVADCSMCGVKVSTPCFSCAQDCGFYLHKVCAEPPLELNHPFHPHHPLLLMQNAPYSSGLYICNLCHLKGNKFVYHCSCDLDFHIKCALFTFNISENHLKELEHVALQHPLICPKSGDRELEDGAKCFLCCEPLANYTYFSLDCGFNLHKKCAKLSFKLNHVCHRKHPLVLQFNTEQFSCKICGETSGKGLGFIYGCSPCKFAAHLKCVSAALDLVIGDKRHEHPFSLFPRGSSFICDACGIEGSYASYICCTCNIMVHKKCTSLPRIIKSKWHDHNLFHKYFLRIEDFRVLDCIMCNYEVSTDYGSYYCSECDVILHVKCAMKDKDSYEIVENEDEVPNESSIIVIERNNAGEATKVTHFMHMHNLMLGPFVGGYENSCEGCMLPITDPFYYCTECVFFLHKACAELPKMKNVWRHRCREPLALISYKGIRCEQCRQISNTFAYECSECEGQICLRCVIALTPGARTCLKHEHPLFFYRDYKGQCNACGFTTRWAGGAFCCKDCNFVLHLQCFSLPITVRHKCDEHLLSLTNHDDNSYSENHYCDICEKSRFPDRWFYHCAKCDTSAHVDCVLEKYPFFKLGSIYEETGHPHPLTIVKKKYNYPDCDECSKPCEDVALECSELECKYIVHWNCVAPYPLKWPSRWDM comes from the coding sequence ATGGAGGAGCCACGGAATTATGGTCACCAACATCCCTTGCTTCTTTTGAATGAAGATCAGCTGATTGTAGCTGACTGCTCAATGTGTGGCGTGAAGGTGTCAACTCCATGTTTTAGCTGTGCCCAGGATTGTGGGTTTTACCTTCACAAGGTATGTGCTGAGCCACCTTTGGAGCTTAATCATCCTTTTCATCCTCATCATCCTCTTCTTCTTATGCAAAATGCACCTTATTCATCTGGACTGTACATTTGCAATTTATGCCATCTAAAAGGTAACAAGTTTGTTTATCACTGCTCGTGCGATTTGGACTTTCATATTAAATGTGCtctatttacatttaatatttctGAAAATCATTTGAAAGAGCTTGAGCATGTTGCCCTTCAACATCCATTGATTTGCCCTAAAAGTGGTGATCGAGAACTTGAAGATGGTGCTAAATGCTTTTTGTGTTGTGAACCATTAGCAAATTATACATACTTTTCTCTTGACTGTGGATTTAATTTACATAAGAAATGCGCTAAGCTTTCTTTCAAACTGAACCATGTGTGCCATCGCAAGCATCCtcttgttctacaatttaatacCGAACAGTTCTCTTGCAAGATATGCGGAGAAACCAGTGGAAAAGGTTTAGGATTTATTTATGGTTGTTCACCATGTAAGTTTGCTGCTCACTTGAAATGTGTATCAGCAGCTTTAGATCTTGTTATTGGAGATAAAAGGCATGAACATCCTTTCAGTTTGTTTCCGAGAGGATCATCATTCATTTGTGATGCATGTGGTATTGAAGGAAGTTATGCTTCCTACATATGTTGTACATGCAACATTATGGTCCATAAAAAGTGCACTTCATTGCCGCGCATCATCAAAAGCAAGTGGCATGATCATAACCTTTTTCACAAATATTTCCTTCGCATAGAAGATTTTAGAGTTTTGGATTGCATAATGTGCAATTATGAAGTCAGTACAGACTATGGTAGTTACTATTGTTCGGAGTGCGACGTTATATTGCATGTGAAGTGTGCAATGAAGGATAAAGATTCATATGAAATAGTAGAAAATGAAGATGAGGTACCCAATGAAAGTTCCATCATTGTTATTGAGAGGAACAATGCTGGAGAAGCTACAAAAGTAACGCATTTCATGCACATGCATAATCTAATGTTAGGTCCCTTTGTTGGAGGATATGAAAATAGTTGCGAAGGGTGTATGTTGCCAATCACGGATCCATTTTACTACTGTACAGAAtgtgttttttttcttcataAAGCATGTGCCGAGTTGCCAAAGATGAAGAATGTTTGGCGTCATCGTTGCCGAGAACCTCTTGCCCTTATTTCGTACAAGGGTATTAGGTGTGAACAATGTCGGCAAATATCTAATACCTTTGCTTATGAATGTAGTGAATGTGAGGGTCAGATATGTCTCCGATGTGTGATTGCTCTTACTCCTGGTGCTCGAACATGTTTGAAACATGAACACCCCCTCTTTTTCTACAGAGACTACAAAGGCCAGTGCAACGCTTGTGGTTTTACAACAAGGTGGGCAGGTGGGGCATTTTGTTGTAAGGATTGCAATTTTGTACTACATCTTCAATGTTTTTCACTTCCAATTACAGTTCGTCACAAATGCGATGAGCATCTTCTTTCACTCACTAATCATGATGATAACAGTTATTCAGAAAATCATTACTGTGATATCTGTGAAAAAAGTCGATTCCCAGATCGTTGGTTTTATCATTGTGCAAAATGCGATACTTCTGCTCATGTTGATTGTGTTCTTGAAAAATATCCATTCTTCAAACTCGGGAGCATCTATGAAGAAACAGGTCATCCACACCCACTCACCATTGTGAAGAAGAAATATAACTACCCTGATTGTGATGAATGCAGTAAGCCTTGTGAAGATGTGGCTCTTGAATGCTCCGAGTTGGAGTGCAAATATATTGTCCACTGGAATTGTGTAGCACCCTATCCTCTAAAATGGCCCTCGCGGTGGGACATGTAG